Proteins encoded in a region of the Paenibacillus sp. W2I17 genome:
- a CDS encoding LCP family protein — MNSNSNGLPPRRQAPTQSGASGSKNGKGKQPKKKKRMNAFGRILLSLLVIAIVVGGGYAYWVYNQVVDTGIDKPVPPGMSATTKPITMLLLGTDNRPETGTYLSDVVMVASLNPETKTATIVSLPRDTRIQLDGYKSNKLNSYYPRFKAQEKTTGKNAEDQMKEMMGKYLDVDINYTTVLNFQAFRDAVNAVGGVDVTVDKNMCYRDTADGTDINLVAGAQHLDGKAALDFVRYRKSNCNPKTDESNDFDRNKRQNQVLNSMLDQMKSLGGITKISKVIGAVDKNMTTDVESEQMKNFISTYWNISTSDVHYTPVTGEWRSPYVYINETELANAKQALQNTLSGKVTTSTSGE; from the coding sequence ATGAACTCAAATTCGAACGGACTGCCTCCACGGAGACAGGCACCAACGCAATCCGGTGCTTCTGGATCGAAAAATGGCAAGGGCAAGCAGCCTAAGAAGAAAAAGAGAATGAATGCTTTTGGCAGAATCCTTTTAAGTCTATTGGTTATTGCCATTGTGGTAGGCGGTGGATATGCGTACTGGGTATACAATCAAGTCGTGGATACAGGCATCGATAAACCGGTACCTCCCGGGATGTCAGCCACAACCAAACCGATCACGATGCTGTTATTAGGCACAGATAACCGTCCTGAAACTGGCACATATCTCTCGGATGTTGTTATGGTAGCTTCGTTGAATCCGGAGACCAAGACGGCAACCATTGTATCTTTGCCTCGAGACACGCGTATTCAATTGGATGGGTACAAATCCAACAAGCTGAATTCCTATTATCCAAGATTCAAAGCACAGGAAAAAACCACTGGCAAAAATGCAGAGGATCAGATGAAAGAAATGATGGGCAAGTATTTGGATGTAGATATTAATTATACAACCGTCCTGAATTTCCAGGCATTCCGTGATGCTGTCAATGCCGTGGGTGGCGTGGATGTGACTGTGGATAAAAATATGTGTTATAGAGATACAGCCGATGGTACAGATATCAATCTGGTCGCAGGCGCACAACATCTCGATGGTAAAGCAGCACTAGATTTTGTTCGTTACCGCAAATCCAATTGTAATCCGAAGACTGATGAATCCAATGACTTTGATCGTAACAAACGTCAAAACCAAGTGCTGAACTCCATGCTAGATCAGATGAAATCTCTTGGGGGCATTACAAAGATCAGCAAAGTGATTGGTGCAGTTGACAAGAATATGACGACAGATGTGGAATCGGAACAAATGAAAAACTTTATCTCGACGTATTGGAACATTTCCACTTCGGATGTACATTATACTCCGGTTACCGGAGAGTGGAGAAGTCCATATGTGTATATTAATGAGACGGAACTCGCCAATGCAAAGCAGGCATTACAAAATACACTTTCAGGTAAAGTAACCACTTCAACTTCAGGTGAATAA
- a CDS encoding YlaH-like family protein, producing the protein MQAWFASHPIVAYIVIFVLITYVYNKVFRVRQKLPLGKEIVLYILMAMGTFMLLIFQIDKLPIIQCLLVAVGLMLLVRVRYFIEGRQKKKAEAAARNS; encoded by the coding sequence ATGCAAGCATGGTTCGCATCACACCCGATCGTAGCCTACATCGTCATCTTTGTATTGATTACTTACGTATATAACAAGGTTTTTCGGGTACGTCAGAAATTACCGCTTGGTAAGGAAATCGTTCTCTATATTTTGATGGCGATGGGCACATTCATGCTTCTTATTTTTCAAATCGACAAGCTTCCCATCATTCAATGTTTGCTGGTGGCGGTTGGTTTGATGTTATTAGTGAGAGTGCGTTATTTTATTGAAGGTCGTCAAAAGAAAAAAGCGGAAGCTGCCGCTCGAAACTCATAA
- a CDS encoding DUF3397 domain-containing protein → MGLFIVLSILPFFPFFLVYWGMYVWKKDKRNAMRMAMDVTTFFLVFSVSALFNLTFDSNFGFYLTLLLILLALGFIGGAQNRLKGKVDGGRMFRAVWRMAFIIMSFGYILFTLFGLFRYFMKQM, encoded by the coding sequence ATGGGACTTTTTATTGTGTTGAGCATATTGCCCTTTTTTCCGTTCTTTCTTGTCTATTGGGGCATGTACGTATGGAAAAAAGACAAACGGAACGCCATGCGGATGGCAATGGATGTAACCACTTTTTTTCTTGTTTTTTCAGTATCGGCGTTATTCAATTTAACATTTGATTCGAATTTTGGTTTTTATCTGACACTATTACTCATACTACTAGCACTTGGATTCATCGGAGGCGCGCAAAATCGACTAAAGGGGAAGGTCGATGGGGGTAGAATGTTCCGGGCCGTATGGCGCATGGCCTTCATCATTATGAGTTTTGGGTATATTTTGTTTACTTTATTTGGATTATTTAGATACTTCATGAAACAGATGTGA
- a CDS encoding RsfA family transcriptional regulator, with translation MTAVRQDAWSTEDDLILAEVTLRHIREGSTQLAAFEEVGEKIGRTSAACGFRWNSCVRKKYDSAISNAKAQRQKRSYLRKQPAMLGPQVAALSTLDTEEHLYKSDGISDDSLSMDAVIRFLRQWKGTVQESNRQLKMLEKELREKEDELLELRLENDRLSKEVNEVQTDYRVVNDDYKALIQIMDRARRLAFLSEEEEELKTRFKMDANGNLERIE, from the coding sequence ATGACTGCAGTGAGACAGGATGCTTGGAGTACAGAGGACGATTTGATATTGGCTGAGGTTACTTTGCGTCATATTCGGGAAGGCAGTACACAATTGGCCGCTTTTGAAGAGGTGGGCGAAAAAATAGGCAGAACATCTGCCGCATGCGGTTTTCGCTGGAACAGTTGTGTACGTAAAAAGTATGATTCTGCCATCAGTAACGCCAAGGCACAACGACAAAAACGAAGTTATCTCAGAAAGCAGCCAGCTATGCTCGGACCGCAGGTTGCAGCACTGTCTACACTGGACACTGAAGAACATCTGTACAAATCAGATGGGATCTCAGACGATTCATTATCGATGGATGCAGTAATCCGCTTCCTGCGACAATGGAAGGGAACAGTGCAGGAGAGTAATCGTCAACTCAAGATGCTGGAGAAGGAGCTTCGGGAGAAAGAAGATGAATTGCTTGAACTACGTCTTGAGAATGACCGTCTCTCCAAGGAAGTGAATGAAGTACAGACGGATTACCGTGTGGTGAATGACGACTACAAAGCTTTGATTCAGATTATGGATCGGGCTCGCAGACTCGCATTTTTGTCCGAAGAAGAAGAGGAACTTAAGACACGTTTCAAGATGGATGCCAACGGGAATCTGGAACGAATTGAATAA
- a CDS encoding ketopantoate reductase family protein: MIIDIVGAGALGLLYGGKLLASGNQVRFWTRTTAQADLLSHDGVTIVEQDEEIHILPDQIQAKPISKLTDTWKNTPGEWLLLMVKQTSIDDFIHEISPLQDHVLNIACFQNGVGHLEKLQAAFPKSLLCSAVTTEGAKRTQSQVIRAGTGETRLGRYNIHIVASTSIEEKRTFTLSGSLQQAGFDCTVSNEIDKLIYRKLLINAVINPLTALWRIPNGDLIVKEERKRLMRQLYDEVLLIYSASGICLDQDMWDQLISVCRSTATNTSSMLADVLAGRGTEVRSINGHIVRMAQKLDLVAPTHEILLHLIEGMQPEGVN, encoded by the coding sequence ATGATCATTGACATCGTAGGAGCGGGGGCACTGGGTCTTTTGTATGGCGGGAAACTCCTGGCGTCAGGTAACCAGGTCAGATTTTGGACGAGAACAACTGCTCAGGCAGACCTCCTCAGCCATGATGGAGTAACCATTGTGGAACAAGACGAGGAAATACATATTCTACCGGATCAAATACAGGCGAAACCAATAAGTAAGCTGACGGACACATGGAAGAACACACCAGGAGAATGGTTACTGCTCATGGTTAAGCAGACAAGCATTGATGATTTCATTCATGAGATTAGTCCATTACAAGATCATGTGTTGAATATCGCTTGTTTTCAAAATGGGGTGGGCCATCTGGAGAAACTTCAAGCAGCTTTCCCAAAGTCGCTTCTGTGTAGTGCGGTTACAACAGAAGGTGCGAAGCGTACACAAAGTCAGGTGATTCGTGCAGGTACAGGTGAAACCAGGCTGGGGAGGTACAACATACATATAGTAGCTTCTACCTCTATAGAGGAGAAGAGAACATTTACTCTGTCGGGATCGTTGCAGCAGGCAGGATTTGACTGTACAGTGTCGAATGAAATCGATAAGCTGATATACAGGAAACTATTGATTAATGCAGTCATTAACCCGCTTACAGCACTATGGCGAATCCCTAATGGAGACTTGATCGTCAAGGAAGAACGAAAGAGGTTAATGCGTCAGTTATATGATGAAGTATTGTTAATCTACTCTGCAAGTGGAATATGTTTGGATCAGGATATGTGGGATCAACTGATATCGGTCTGTCGTTCTACTGCCACGAATACTTCCTCCATGCTTGCAGATGTTCTGGCTGGACGTGGTACAGAAGTGAGGTCAATTAACGGTCATATTGTAAGGATGGCACAGAAGTTGGACCTTGTTGCACCTACACATGAAATACTGCTTCATCTGATTGAAGGAATGCAACCGGAAGGAGTGAATTAA
- a CDS encoding pyridoxamine 5'-phosphate oxidase family protein, with translation MSEAVTQLTESLLQQFKNETFVLLSTVDVESGGPTSTAISWIYAENASTFRLAIDHRSRLVNNMITNPLITVTVFGEETVYAVNGRAAVRQDPLQDVPFNMCCFDITIEAVRNALFYGAQLSSVPQYVKIYDQRAAEKLDEQVFAAMKKA, from the coding sequence ATGTCCGAAGCCGTCACACAATTAACTGAATCTCTTTTACAGCAATTCAAGAATGAGACCTTTGTGCTTCTGAGCACAGTGGATGTAGAATCCGGAGGTCCGACTTCAACAGCCATCTCCTGGATTTATGCGGAGAATGCTTCTACTTTTCGTTTAGCGATCGATCATCGTTCACGTTTAGTGAATAACATGATTACTAATCCGCTCATTACAGTGACTGTCTTTGGAGAAGAGACGGTCTACGCAGTGAACGGACGTGCTGCGGTACGTCAAGATCCGCTGCAGGACGTTCCATTTAATATGTGCTGTTTTGACATTACAATTGAAGCGGTGAGGAATGCTCTGTTTTACGGCGCTCAATTGTCCTCTGTGCCTCAATATGTCAAAATATATGATCAGCGTGCTGCTGAGAAATTAGATGAGCAGGTTTTTGCTGCCATGAAAAAAGCCTAG
- a CDS encoding DUF2626 domain-containing protein, whose protein sequence is MARMFRVLGFFTLAIGLMAFAGDLVEMALLFFLQTAFFVILGYLKFTERTYILLFWGYMIVTFTGFSYWTVFEMGLPL, encoded by the coding sequence GTGGCACGCATGTTTCGGGTACTCGGGTTCTTCACGCTTGCAATTGGCCTGATGGCTTTTGCGGGAGATCTGGTCGAAATGGCTTTGCTTTTTTTCCTGCAGACTGCGTTTTTTGTCATTTTGGGATACTTGAAATTTACCGAGCGAACGTACATATTGCTCTTCTGGGGTTATATGATCGTAACATTCACGGGGTTCAGCTACTGGACCGTATTCGAAATGGGGTTGCCGCTCTAA
- the typA gene encoding translational GTPase TypA has protein sequence MHSREHIRNIAIIAHVDHGKTTLVDKLLQQSGTYRDHETVQERVMDSNDLERERGITILAKNTAITYKDYLINIVDTPGHADFGGEVERIMKMVDGVLLVVDAYEGCMPQTKFVLRKALEHNLTPIVVVNKIDRPAARPTEVIDEVLDLFIELGANDQQLEFPVVYASALNGTSSMDNDPAKQDDNMMAIYNTIVSHIPHPTENVEEPLQFLVTLMDYNEYLGRIAIGRVNRGVIRQGQSVTVIMRDGKSKTARIEKLFGFQGLKRIETEEAGAGDIVAIAGIKDINIGETIADPNNPEALPVLKIDEPTLQMTFLVNNSPFAGREGKWVTSRKLRERLLKELETDVSLRVDETDSPDAFIVSGRGELHLGILIENMRREGYELQVSKPEVIVREVDGKKMEPVERLLIDIPEESMGSVMESLGARKAEMVNMVNTGSGQVRLEFLIPARGLIGYSTNFLTLTRGYGVMNHAFDSYAPVVSGQVGGRHQGVLISTETGTSTFYGMMGVEDRGTLFLEPGTEIYEGMIVGEHTRDNDIVVNICKEKQLTNVRSSGKDDTVKIKTPIIFSLEQALEYLNEDEYCEITPKSIRLRKKILNKSERERAEKQRKMASKA, from the coding sequence ATGCATTCAAGAGAACACATTCGCAATATTGCGATTATTGCCCACGTCGACCACGGAAAAACAACACTCGTTGACAAGTTGCTCCAGCAATCCGGTACTTACCGAGATCACGAAACGGTACAGGAGCGCGTAATGGACTCCAACGATTTGGAGCGTGAACGCGGTATTACGATTTTGGCCAAAAACACGGCTATAACTTATAAAGATTACCTGATTAATATTGTGGATACACCAGGACACGCCGACTTCGGTGGTGAAGTTGAACGTATCATGAAAATGGTTGACGGTGTATTGCTCGTTGTTGATGCTTATGAAGGCTGTATGCCACAAACGAAGTTCGTACTTCGTAAAGCACTTGAGCATAACTTGACACCAATCGTTGTTGTAAACAAAATTGACCGTCCAGCGGCTCGTCCGACTGAGGTTATTGATGAAGTATTGGACCTGTTCATTGAACTGGGTGCCAACGATCAACAACTCGAATTCCCTGTTGTATATGCTTCCGCATTGAACGGAACATCCAGCATGGATAATGATCCTGCCAAACAAGATGACAACATGATGGCGATCTACAATACCATCGTTAGTCATATCCCACACCCTACCGAAAATGTTGAAGAACCACTTCAATTCCTCGTTACTTTGATGGACTACAATGAATACCTTGGCCGTATTGCCATTGGTCGTGTTAACCGCGGTGTGATCCGTCAAGGACAATCGGTAACGGTTATTATGCGTGATGGTAAGAGCAAAACTGCACGTATCGAGAAACTGTTTGGTTTCCAAGGTCTCAAACGTATTGAGACGGAAGAAGCAGGAGCAGGCGACATCGTTGCCATTGCAGGGATCAAGGACATCAACATTGGTGAAACCATTGCCGACCCTAACAACCCGGAAGCTTTGCCAGTTCTGAAAATTGATGAGCCAACACTGCAAATGACGTTCCTCGTGAACAACAGTCCATTCGCAGGTCGTGAAGGTAAATGGGTAACTTCCCGTAAACTTCGTGAGCGTTTGTTAAAAGAGTTAGAAACAGACGTTTCCCTTCGTGTTGACGAAACGGATAGCCCTGATGCATTTATCGTTTCCGGACGTGGTGAGCTTCACTTGGGTATCCTGATTGAAAATATGCGTCGTGAAGGATATGAGCTTCAAGTATCCAAACCAGAAGTTATCGTAAGAGAAGTTGACGGTAAGAAAATGGAACCTGTTGAGCGCTTGTTGATTGATATCCCTGAAGAGAGCATGGGTTCCGTAATGGAGAGCCTGGGCGCACGTAAAGCAGAGATGGTTAACATGGTTAACACAGGCAGTGGTCAAGTTCGTCTGGAGTTCCTGATTCCAGCACGTGGTTTGATCGGATATAGCACAAACTTCCTGACATTGACTCGTGGTTACGGTGTAATGAACCATGCATTTGACAGCTACGCTCCAGTAGTATCCGGTCAAGTGGGTGGACGTCACCAAGGCGTGTTGATCTCAACTGAAACGGGTACATCTACGTTCTATGGCATGATGGGTGTTGAAGATCGCGGTACGCTCTTCTTGGAGCCGGGTACTGAAATCTACGAAGGTATGATTGTTGGTGAACATACACGTGACAATGATATCGTTGTTAACATCTGCAAAGAAAAACAACTGACTAACGTTCGTTCTTCCGGTAAAGATGATACGGTTAAAATCAAAACTCCGATTATCTTCTCGTTGGAACAGGCGCTTGAATATCTGAATGAAGATGAATATTGTGAGATTACACCAAAATCTATTCGTCTTCGTAAAAAGATCCTGAACAAATCCGAGCGTGAACGTGCAGAAAAACAACGCAAAATGGCTTCTAAAGCCTAA
- a CDS encoding YhcN/YlaJ family sporulation lipoprotein yields MKIWVCTLLLIFILTGCNSSTRSASPNQGTHAKGYGGNVTTQQDQGKGSHMLNAQEDRMNPSRLDRLNENTGEVHDTNIADDAQSGRMPNEKRINHLKALAKQVEGVEDANCVILGNTAVVGIDVDGELERARVGTIKYSVAEALRKDPEGVDSIVTADADVTERIKEIGEHIRQGHPISGFASELADMVGRIIPQLPKDVKVRQNPDENVNQKQQMQQLHSSDKRQQKAQ; encoded by the coding sequence ATGAAAATATGGGTTTGCACGCTGCTTCTGATCTTTATACTTACAGGTTGCAACAGTTCCACACGCAGCGCTTCGCCGAATCAAGGTACACATGCGAAAGGTTACGGAGGAAATGTAACAACTCAGCAAGATCAAGGGAAAGGATCTCATATGCTTAATGCACAGGAAGATCGGATGAATCCTTCACGTTTGGACCGTCTCAATGAGAATACAGGTGAAGTCCATGATACCAACATTGCGGATGATGCACAGAGTGGCCGGATGCCAAATGAAAAACGAATCAATCACCTTAAAGCCCTTGCCAAGCAAGTGGAAGGTGTTGAAGATGCGAACTGCGTCATACTCGGTAATACAGCCGTAGTTGGCATCGATGTTGATGGTGAACTGGAACGTGCTCGGGTTGGTACCATTAAGTACTCTGTTGCCGAAGCGCTTCGCAAAGACCCCGAAGGTGTAGATTCCATCGTTACTGCAGATGCAGATGTCACTGAACGAATTAAAGAAATCGGTGAACATATTCGTCAAGGGCACCCAATCTCCGGTTTTGCTTCAGAACTTGCTGACATGGTGGGACGAATTATCCCTCAACTCCCGAAAGACGTCAAAGTCCGCCAAAATCCGGATGAAAACGTGAATCAAAAACAACAAATGCAGCAGCTGCATTCATCTGACAAAAGACAACAAAAAGCCCAGTGA
- a CDS encoding extracellular solute-binding protein, whose amino-acid sequence MKRRHQVVLFAVLLLSLTILSPSFDFGGLQLNQERDQEKDAFPGSLSRNEDAQAPLEIVVAMSDEEFQAFQKIGKEVAASQLVEINLRNEKPDTYKHVLDLEFSLGENGDVVLLDSEEVQYYAQKGYLYPLNGTTLSKSLGDTVVGLRGMTEWNGYQWGMPFDFDPYILAAQSSFLKRAGLESLPRNKDHWVKLTQQAITEGTPIITININDMYGTNAWLNHLEPRMAPDQVKRTQIDSQTGDLQQGIQLMNQIQPLIRLDSTNSGFSPTADQNDTPMVVSLLSQLLSADQASTVDKDSLERISFETLETVKSRSLVITAGSVEAEEASRWIEGMTSATTQLKWYHQVNRLPAKQQELDLESEKLVGRYDMTKGQSWFPTTQDVPAATIESHALITRFHQKVQQFLKGEITANQYVDSIRTTN is encoded by the coding sequence ATGAAGCGTAGACATCAGGTTGTTTTATTCGCGGTATTGCTGCTTTCGTTAACGATCTTGTCACCGAGTTTTGACTTTGGAGGTTTGCAGCTCAATCAGGAACGCGATCAGGAAAAGGATGCTTTTCCTGGGTCTTTGTCCCGTAATGAAGATGCTCAAGCTCCGCTGGAGATTGTAGTGGCCATGTCGGATGAAGAGTTCCAAGCCTTTCAAAAGATAGGCAAAGAAGTTGCTGCTTCCCAGCTGGTAGAAATTAATCTTCGGAATGAGAAGCCGGATACATATAAGCATGTTTTGGATCTTGAATTTTCACTAGGGGAGAACGGTGATGTTGTTCTGCTTGATAGTGAGGAAGTGCAATACTACGCCCAAAAAGGGTACCTGTATCCGTTAAACGGAACCACATTATCGAAATCACTAGGAGATACGGTTGTTGGATTACGGGGAATGACAGAGTGGAATGGTTATCAGTGGGGAATGCCTTTTGATTTTGATCCGTACATTCTGGCTGCCCAATCTTCATTTCTGAAGAGAGCTGGTCTGGAGTCATTACCTCGAAATAAAGATCATTGGGTCAAACTTACTCAACAAGCCATTACGGAAGGCACCCCTATAATTACAATAAACATCAATGATATGTACGGGACAAATGCATGGCTGAATCATTTGGAACCGAGAATGGCACCAGATCAAGTTAAACGAACACAAATAGATTCGCAAACGGGAGATCTTCAGCAGGGGATTCAGTTGATGAATCAGATTCAGCCCCTTATTAGGCTTGATTCTACCAATTCGGGGTTCTCTCCGACTGCTGACCAGAACGACACACCGATGGTTGTATCATTGTTATCTCAATTATTAAGTGCAGATCAAGCGAGTACTGTTGATAAAGATTCTTTGGAGCGGATTTCTTTCGAAACCTTGGAAACTGTAAAATCCAGAAGCCTCGTCATTACTGCAGGTTCGGTTGAGGCTGAGGAGGCCAGTAGATGGATTGAAGGAATGACGTCCGCTACGACACAGCTGAAATGGTACCATCAGGTTAACCGGTTGCCCGCAAAGCAACAGGAACTGGATTTGGAGTCTGAGAAACTCGTTGGACGTTACGACATGACAAAGGGACAATCCTGGTTCCCGACCACCCAAGATGTCCCCGCTGCAACGATCGAAAGTCATGCTCTAATAACTCGTTTTCATCAAAAAGTACAACAATTCTTAAAGGGAGAAATTACAGCGAATCAATACGTAGACAGTATTAGAACGACGAATTAA
- a CDS encoding PhoH family protein — protein MKKIFVLDTNVLLHDPNAIFAFEEHEVIIPAVVLEEIDSKKRNADEIGRNARNVSRLLDGLRELGHLHSGVPLANGGNLKVELNHRSFVKVQEMFGEVSNDNRILAVALNYQIEENEKEVVERQVVLVSKDVLVRIKADVLGLFTQDYLSDRTAGLSELYPGYTALKVHPSVIDEFYTYRFLPIKPLQLSYSLYPNEFVILKDEMGTNKSALLKVNTEGTKLEPLFLSNDNVWGISARNAQQRMALELLLNDDIPLVTITGKAGTGKTLLALAAGLLKVEDDHKYKKLLIARPVVPMGKDIGYLPGEKEEKLRPWMQPIYDNLEFLFDTKKAGDIDKILMGLGSIQVEALTYIRGRSIPGQFIIIDEAQNLSRHEVKTIVSRVGEGSKIILMGDPEQIDHPYLDSASNGLTYIVERFKQEGISGHIMLEKGERSKLAQLAADLL, from the coding sequence ATGAAAAAGATTTTTGTATTGGATACCAACGTGCTTCTGCATGACCCCAATGCCATATTTGCCTTTGAGGAACATGAGGTAATCATTCCCGCGGTTGTACTGGAGGAGATCGACTCCAAAAAAAGAAATGCCGATGAAATTGGGCGTAATGCCCGTAATGTATCCAGACTGTTAGACGGATTACGTGAGCTGGGTCACTTGCACAGTGGGGTACCTTTGGCTAATGGAGGTAACCTGAAAGTAGAGCTGAATCATCGGAGTTTCGTGAAAGTTCAGGAAATGTTTGGTGAAGTGTCCAACGATAATCGCATTTTGGCTGTCGCACTGAATTATCAGATTGAAGAGAATGAAAAGGAAGTAGTCGAAAGACAGGTCGTGCTTGTCAGTAAAGATGTACTTGTGCGTATCAAAGCGGATGTACTTGGTCTGTTCACACAGGATTACTTATCAGATCGGACGGCAGGACTCAGTGAGTTATATCCAGGATATACGGCCCTAAAAGTTCATCCGTCAGTGATTGATGAGTTTTACACATATCGTTTTTTACCAATCAAACCGTTGCAGTTGTCTTATTCGTTGTATCCGAATGAATTTGTCATTCTCAAGGATGAGATGGGAACCAATAAATCGGCTTTGCTTAAAGTCAATACAGAGGGAACAAAGCTGGAGCCGCTTTTCCTCAGTAATGATAATGTCTGGGGTATTAGCGCACGTAACGCACAACAACGCATGGCACTGGAACTGCTTTTGAATGATGACATCCCGCTTGTTACCATCACCGGTAAAGCTGGAACAGGGAAAACCTTGCTGGCACTTGCAGCAGGTCTGCTAAAGGTAGAGGATGATCATAAATACAAAAAACTGTTGATCGCTCGTCCTGTCGTTCCGATGGGGAAAGATATCGGTTACTTGCCTGGTGAGAAGGAGGAAAAACTTCGTCCATGGATGCAGCCGATTTATGATAATCTGGAGTTTTTGTTTGACACCAAAAAAGCCGGAGATATCGATAAAATTCTAATGGGGCTTGGCAGTATTCAGGTGGAAGCCTTAACGTATATTCGTGGAAGATCGATACCTGGACAGTTTATCATTATTGATGAAGCCCAGAACCTGTCGCGCCACGAAGTGAAGACCATTGTATCAAGGGTTGGTGAAGGCAGTAAAATTATTTTGATGGGAGACCCCGAACAGATAGACCATCCGTATCTTGATTCTGCCAGTAACGGTCTGACGTATATCGTGGAACGGTTCAAACAAGAGGGAATCAGCGGACACATCATGCTCGAAAAAGGAGAACGGTCCAAGCTGGCACAGCTTGCAGCTGATTTATTGTAA